A single Lolium perenne isolate Kyuss_39 chromosome 6, Kyuss_2.0, whole genome shotgun sequence DNA region contains:
- the LOC127307276 gene encoding glyceraldehyde-3-phosphate dehydrogenase 2, cytosolic: MAPIKIGINGFGRIGRLVARVALQCPDVELVAVNDPFITTDYMTYMFKYDTVHGQWKHHEVKVKDAKTLLFGEKEVAVFGCRNPEEIPWASAGADYVVESTGVFTDKDKAAAHIKGGAKKVIISAPSKDAPMFVMGVNEKEYTSDITIVSNASCTTNCLAPLAKVINDKFGIVEGLMTTVHAMTATQKTVDGPSSKDWRGGRAASFNIIPSSTGAAKAVGKVLPVLNGKLTGMAFRVPTVDVSVVDLTVRLEKAATYDQIKAAIKEESEGKLKGILGYVDEDLVSTDFQGDSRSSIFDAKAGIALNDNFVKLVSWYDNEWGYSTRVVDLIRHIHSTA, encoded by the exons ATGG CTCCCATCAAGATCGGCATCAACG GTTTCGGCCGTATCGGCAGGCTCGTGGCCAGGGTTGCGCTCCAGTGCCCCGATGTCGAGCTCGTCGCCGTCAACGACCCCTTCATCACCACCGACTACATG ACCTACATGTTCAAGTACGACACCGTTCACGGACAGTGGAAGCACCACGAGGTTAAGGTCAAGGACGCCAAGACCCTCCTCTTTGGCGAGAAGGAGGTTGCCGTCTTTGGCTGCAG GAACCCCGAGGAGATCCCATGGGCTAGCGCTGGTGCTGACTACGTTGTTGAGTCCACTGGTGTTTTCACCGACAAGGACAAGGCTGCAGCTCACATCAAG GGTGGTGCCAAGAAGGTCATCATTTCTGCTCCCAGCAAGGACGCTCCTATGTTTGTCATGGGTGTCAACGAGAAGGAGTACACCTCTGACATCACCATCGTCTCCAACGCTAGCTGCACTACTAACTGCCTTGCTCCTCTCGCTAAG GTTATCAATGACAAGTTTGGCATCGTTGAGGGTTTGATGACCACTGTTCACGCCATGACCG CTACCCAGAAGACTGTTGATGGTCCCTCAAGCAAGGACTGGAGAGGTGGAAGGGCTGCTAGCTTCAACATCATTCCCAGCAGCACTGGAGCTGCCAAG GCTGTTGGCAAGGTGCTCCCAGTCCTTAACGGAAAGTTGACAGGAATGGCCTTCCGTGTCCCAACTGTTGACGTTTCTGTTGTTGATCTGACCGTTAGACTTGAGAAGGCTGCCACCTATGACCAGATCAAGGCTGCGATCAA GGAGGAGTCTGAGGGTAAGCTCAAGGGCATTTTGGGTTACGTTGATGAGGACCTTGTTTCCACCGACTTCCAGGGTGACAGCAG GTCCAGCATCTTCGATGCCAAGGCTGGGATTGCTCTGAACGACAACTTTGTCAAGCTTGTGTCCTGGTACGACAACGAGTGGGGATACAG CACCCGTGTGGTCGACCTGATCCGTCACATCCACAGCACCGCCTAA